The following are encoded together in the Oncorhynchus masou masou isolate Uvic2021 chromosome 5, UVic_Omas_1.1, whole genome shotgun sequence genome:
- the LOC135539550 gene encoding protein MANBAL-like, translating into MSAELDLSPPEVPEPTLLESLLRYGLFLGAIFQLICILAVIIPTSKGHEQEETEPSDMKAGDQNKKSKGPAPQIRQKLKKESKKKR; encoded by the exons ATGTCCGCGGAACTGGACCTTTCGCCCCCAGAGGTACCTGAACCCACTTTGCTTGAGAGTCTCCTGCGCTATGGACTCTTTCTGGGAGCTATTTTCCAACTCATCTGCATCTTGGCTGTCATAATACCGACCTCCAAGGGGCATGAACAG GAGGAGACGGAGCCAAGTGACATGAAGGCTGGTGACCAGAATAAGAAGTCAAAAGGGCCTGCGCCTCAGATTCGCCAGAAACTAAAGAAAGAGAGCAAGAAGAAGCGATAG